Proteins encoded by one window of Girardinichthys multiradiatus isolate DD_20200921_A chromosome 14, DD_fGirMul_XY1, whole genome shotgun sequence:
- the LOC124880825 gene encoding putative selection and upkeep of intraepithelial T-cells protein 1 homolog isoform X1 has product MVIEIQFFTTLLCITFFALYLERSRSKVVAFAGGNIILPCSLNIPADDDVPTVEWSKMVGLKSSIVFLYRDGCETFEMKDLDFEYRTSLIMRDVKSGNVSLRISGVKLSDNGTYRCLIIQKNGTKEETKVELVVAAVSDPRLSVVFANSSRVTLECAALCWMPAPLMTILDDEGNKLTDEEPKQEQDVTTRCYNTKQSVTLQEPTRRVVCRVKHPQLNHIRTAVILLPALWKGSSITTTGIYVTLAISVFFNTIFILCLWLRKKPSNSDGGKPSPPKNKLDQTMTSDCGETNSLLNQQSLTDNMQNCILEELNKERRNPATIQIQDTSSWKPAACQHTQPGTS; this is encoded by the exons ATGGTAAtagaaattcagttttttaccACCTTACTATGTATTACCTTCTTTGCTTTGTATTTGGAGCGCTCCCGatcaaag GTTGTAGCCTTTGCTGGTGGGAATATCATCCTCCCCTGCAGCTTGAATATCCCTGCCGACGATGATGTTCCGACAGTGGAGTGGTCCAAGATGGTAGGACTGAAGTCAAgcattgtttttctgtatcGTGACGGCTGCGAGACTTTCGAGATGAAAGACCTGGACTTCGAGTACCGGACAAGTCTCATCATGAGAGACGTGAAAAGCGGGAATGTCTCATTGAGGATCTCAGGCGTGAAGCTATCCGATAATGGGACATATCGGTGTTTAATAATACAGAAGAATGGTACTAAAGAAGAAACGAAAGTGGAGCTGGTTGTTG CTGCAGTGTCCGATCCAAGGCTTTCAGTGGTTTTTGCTAACAGCAGTAGAGTTACTCTGGAGTGTGCGGCCCTTTGCTGGATGCCCGCACCACTGATGACAATTCTGGATGATGAAGGAAACAAACTCACTGATGAGGAGCCGAAACAAGAACAAGATGTTACAACAAGATGTTACAACACAAAGCAAAGTGTCACTCTCCAGGAACCAACAAGGAG GGTTGTCTGCAGagttaaacacccacaattGAACCACATCAGGACTGCAGTGATCCTCCTTCCAG CTCTCTGGAAGGGATCCAGTATAACAACCACTGGGATTTATGTAACACTGGcaatttcagttttctttaacacaattttcattttgtgtttgtggttAAGAAAGAAGCCATCAAATTCTG ATGGGGGAAAACCATCACCGCCGAAGAACAAGTTAGACCAAACCATGACAAGTGACTGTGGTGAAACCAATTCCCTCCTGAACCAGCAAAGTCTGACTGACAATATGCAAAACTGCATCCTTGAGGAGCTAAATAAAGAGAGGCGTAATCCGGCCACTATTCAAATACAGGACACCAGTTCTTGGAAACCCGCTGCTTGCCAGCACACCCAGCCAGGAACCAGTTAA
- the LOC124880825 gene encoding putative selection and upkeep of intraepithelial T-cells protein 1 homolog isoform X2 produces the protein MYYLLCFVFGALPIKGYSCTPAQVVAFAGGNIILPCSLNIPADDDVPTVEWSKMVGLKSSIVFLYRDGCETFEMKDLDFEYRTSLIMRDVKSGNVSLRISGVKLSDNGTYRCLIIQKNGTKEETKVELVVAAVSDPRLSVVFANSSRVTLECAALCWMPAPLMTILDDEGNKLTDEEPKQEQDVTTRCYNTKQSVTLQEPTRRVVCRVKHPQLNHIRTAVILLPALWKGSSITTTGIYVTLAISVFFNTIFILCLWLRKKPSNSDGGKPSPPKNKLDQTMTSDCGETNSLLNQQSLTDNMQNCILEELNKERRNPATIQIQDTSSWKPAACQHTQPGTS, from the exons ATGTATTACCTTCTTTGCTTTGTATTTGGAGCGCTCCCGatcaaag GTTATTCTTGTACGCCTGCTCAGGTTGTAGCCTTTGCTGGTGGGAATATCATCCTCCCCTGCAGCTTGAATATCCCTGCCGACGATGATGTTCCGACAGTGGAGTGGTCCAAGATGGTAGGACTGAAGTCAAgcattgtttttctgtatcGTGACGGCTGCGAGACTTTCGAGATGAAAGACCTGGACTTCGAGTACCGGACAAGTCTCATCATGAGAGACGTGAAAAGCGGGAATGTCTCATTGAGGATCTCAGGCGTGAAGCTATCCGATAATGGGACATATCGGTGTTTAATAATACAGAAGAATGGTACTAAAGAAGAAACGAAAGTGGAGCTGGTTGTTG CTGCAGTGTCCGATCCAAGGCTTTCAGTGGTTTTTGCTAACAGCAGTAGAGTTACTCTGGAGTGTGCGGCCCTTTGCTGGATGCCCGCACCACTGATGACAATTCTGGATGATGAAGGAAACAAACTCACTGATGAGGAGCCGAAACAAGAACAAGATGTTACAACAAGATGTTACAACACAAAGCAAAGTGTCACTCTCCAGGAACCAACAAGGAG GGTTGTCTGCAGagttaaacacccacaattGAACCACATCAGGACTGCAGTGATCCTCCTTCCAG CTCTCTGGAAGGGATCCAGTATAACAACCACTGGGATTTATGTAACACTGGcaatttcagttttctttaacacaattttcattttgtgtttgtggttAAGAAAGAAGCCATCAAATTCTG ATGGGGGAAAACCATCACCGCCGAAGAACAAGTTAGACCAAACCATGACAAGTGACTGTGGTGAAACCAATTCCCTCCTGAACCAGCAAAGTCTGACTGACAATATGCAAAACTGCATCCTTGAGGAGCTAAATAAAGAGAGGCGTAATCCGGCCACTATTCAAATACAGGACACCAGTTCTTGGAAACCCGCTGCTTGCCAGCACACCCAGCCAGGAACCAGTTAA